Proteins encoded together in one Streptomyces sp. NBC_01216 window:
- a CDS encoding chaplin, producing the protein MKKLKKAAALTMVAGGIVAAGAGVASAQADAHGQALESPGVASGNLVQAPVHVPVNVSGNTINVVGLLNPAFGNTAANG; encoded by the coding sequence GTGAAGAAGCTCAAGAAGGCCGCCGCCCTCACCATGGTCGCCGGGGGCATCGTCGCCGCCGGCGCGGGGGTCGCCTCCGCCCAGGCGGACGCGCACGGCCAGGCCCTCGAATCGCCGGGTGTCGCCTCCGGCAACCTGGTGCAGGCCCCGGTGCACGTTCCCGTGAACGTCTCCGGCAACACCATCAACGTGGTCGGCCTGCTCAACCCGGCCTTCGGCAATACCGCCGCCAACGGCTGA